A portion of the Henckelia pumila isolate YLH828 unplaced genomic scaffold, ASM3356847v2 CTG_112:::fragment_1, whole genome shotgun sequence genome contains these proteins:
- the LOC140870645 gene encoding uncharacterized protein, whose translation MSLFDIHTPHIYTYIIYLFFELVLVDIFIKLVMDKTWMYLPRQTEEYRKGLESFLDFAFSNANVNGKIACPCARCKIGICVSREDAYDHLTVDGFIKGYTHWVAHGEISSSASSVSSSVPYRADVDDMEGLVHEAFGVPQHDENIKNTSGFEKDNDIPIGEAQKFYKLIDDSQEELYPGCKKFSKLAFIIRLLHLKCLGKMTNKIFDMLLDLLREAFPNAMKDLPKSYYEAEKLMKQLGLGYEKIDACPNDCTLYWRLDKERVKCKTCDEPRWETSEGDPSGEKRKVARKVLWYFPIKPRLQRLFMSCKTAVHMRWHSESRTKDGYMRHPADSPAWKTFDHNHLEFAKDPRNVRLGLASDGFNPFKNMSVVHSTWPVVLVPYNLPPWMCMKQPYFMLSLLIPGPSAPGNNIDIYLQPLIADLKDLWEVGVETYDASTKQNFQLHAALLWTISDFPGYATLSGWSTKGKFACPVCHKFTHARWLKNGKKYCYMGHRKFLNSDHEFRKNAQHFDGTEEYGRPPPLLSGDEVINELKNFKLKFGKTVDDNPELPYNWKKMSIFFDLPYWKDNVIRHNLDLMHIEKNVCESICGTLLNMKGKTKDNIKSRLDLQEIGIRSALHPIEKGPSRVSLPPTCYSMGKKEKGIFCKVLKKVKVPDGYASNISRCVQLKPAKLIGLKSHDNHILMQQLLPVALRRTLSKSVRTPLIKLSRYFRELCCKVISPTDAVRLRTDIVVILCQLEKIFPPSFFDIMIHLTVHLATEVQLAGPVPYRWMYPFERYLGTLKSYVRNRSRPEGSIAEGYLAEECLTFCSLYLADYVETKFNQSTRNDDTTIDSTLALDVFTNSGYAIGKAIATKFDDETLKKAHQYVLFNCHHIQSYIQEHREILNLSHSGLPPHQIERMHSESFASWFAKHIENINLPQDDPVTNDLKSLAGGPNFIGIQYAKFVSNGFRFHTKEVERKRKTQNCGVIVRATTSSYSSIRDQNPISSELDYYGILKNVIELDYGGGRRVVLFECEWVSKGKRLKLDDDGFVLANFTNVKRNNEPYILASQAMQVFYVEDPLDCNWHVVITTDARAKYKMQPLADVDSYLQSCVGNPTDDDNQEVVWVRDGVAGEEIDIDT comes from the exons aTGTCTTTGTTTGATATTCATACtccacatatatatacatatattatatatttgttttttgaaCTTGTGTTAGTAgatatttttatcaaacttgTGATGGATAAAACTTGGATGTATTTGCCGAGACAAACTGAGGAATACAGAAAAGGACTGGAGAGTTTTCTAGATTTTGCATTTTCTAATGCAAACGTAAATGGAAAAATTGCATGTCCTTGTGCAAGATGTAAGATTGGCATATGTGTTTCAAGAGAGGATGCTTATGATCATTTGACGGTTGATGGATTTATCAAAGGTTATACCCACTGGGTTGCTCATGGAGAGATATCAAGTAGTGCATCTTCAGTATCTAGTTCTGTTCCATATCGTGCTGATGTAGATGATATGGAGGGGCTAGTTCACGAGGCTTTTGGGGTCCCACAACACGacgaaaatattaaaaatacatcaGGATTTGAAAAGGATAATGATATTCCAATTGGGGAGGCCCAAAAATTCTATAAACTAATTGATGATTCGCAAGAAGAGTTATATCCAGGCTGCAAGAAATTTTCAAAACTTGCATTCATCATTCGCTTGCTTCACTTAAAATGTCTTGGTAAAATGACCAATAAAATCTTCGACATGCTTTTGGATTTGTTGAGAGAAGCATTTCCTAATGCCATGAAGGATTTACCAAAATCATATTATGAAGCAGAGAAATTGATGAAGCAATTAGGACTTGGCTACGAAAAGATCGATGCTTGCCCTAATGATTGCACCTTGTACTGGAGGTTGGACAAAGAAAGAGTTAAATGCAAAACATGTGATGAGCCAAGATGGGAAACTTCTGAAGGTGATCCAAGTGGTGAGAAGAGGAAAGTTGCACGAAAGGTTTTATGGTATTTTCCAATAAAGCCTAGGTTACAACGTTTGTTCATGTCGTGCAAAACAGCAGTCCATATGAGATGGCATTCTGAATCTCGCACAAAAGATGGTTACATGCGGCATCCAGCCGATTCCCCAGCTTGGAAAACGTTTGACCATAATCATCTAGAATTCGCAAAGGATCCCCGGAACGTAAGGCTTGGATTAGCTTCTGATGGATTTAATCCATTCAAAAACATGAGTGTGGTGCACAGTACATGGCCAGTCGTTTTAGTGCCATATAATCTTCCGCCATGGATGTGTATGAAACAACCATACTTTATGTTATCGTTGTTAATACCTGGTCCATCTGCTCCTGGAAATAACATCGACATATACTTGCAGCCCCTTATTGCagatttgaaggatttgtgGGAAGTAGGAGTGGAGACATATGATGCATCAACCAAGCAAAATTTTCAGTTGCATGCCGCATTGTTATGGACGATAAGTGATTTTCCTGGATATGCAACCTTATCTGGGTGGAGTACCAAAGGTAAATTTGCATGCCCGGTGTGCCACAAATTTACACATGCACGCTGGTTAAAAAATGGCAAGAAATACTGCTATATGGGTCACCGCAAATTTTTGAACAGTGACCATGAGTTTCGCAAAAATGCTCAACATTTTGATGGAACTGAAGAGTATGGAAGACCACCACCCTTACTTTCTGGAGACGAAGTGATCAACgagttgaaaaattttaaattgaaattCGGAAAAACCGTTGATGATAATCCAGAACTGCCATACAATTGGAAAAAAATGAGTATTTTCTTCGATTTACCATATTGGAAAGATAATGTGATACGTCACAATCTTGATCTTATGCATATTGAAAAGAATGTATGTGAATCAATTTGCGGGACATTGCTGAATATGAAAGGGAAAACAAAAGATAATATTAAATCTCGTCTTGATTTGCAAGAAATTGGCATACGTTCAGCACTTCATCCTATCGAGAAAGGACCAAGTAGAGTTTCTCTTCCTCCAACATGTTATTCAATGGGGAAAAAAGAGAAGGGTATATTTTGCAAGGTTTTGAAAAAAGTTAAAGTTCCAGATGGCTATGCATCTAACATTTCACGATGTGTTCAACTGAAACCAGCAAAATTAATTGGTCTAAAAAGCCATGACAACCATATTTTGATGCAGCAGTTGTTGCCAGTAGCACTACGTAGAACTTTGTCTAAATCAGTACGGACTCCTTTGATTAAATTGAGCAGGTATTTTAGAGAGCTATGTTGTAAAGTAATTTCTCCTACTGATGCGGTTCGTCTTAGGACAGATATTGTGGTGATCTTGTGTCAATTAGAGAAGATTTTTCCTCCCTCATTTTTTGACATAATGATTCATTTAACCGTACATTTGGCTACTGAAGTACAACTTGCTGGACCAGTTCCCTACCGATGGATGTAtccatttgaaag GTACTTGGGGACATTGAAGTCTTATGTCAGAAATAGGAGTAGGCCTGAAGGATCCATTGCTGAGGGGTATTTGGCTGAAGAATGTTTGACATTCTGTTCTTTATATTTAGCTGATTATGTAGAgacaaaattcaatcaatcgACAAGAAATGATGATACAACTATCGACTCAACACTCGCATTGGATGTGTTTACAAACTCTGGTTATGCAATCGGAAAGGCCATTGCAACAAAGTTTGATGATGAGACATTAAAGAAGGCACATCAATATGTGTTATTCAATTGTCATCACATACAATCCTATATACA GGAACATCGTGAGATTTTGAATCTTAGTCATTCTGGTCTTCCTCCACACCAAATTGAACGTATGCATAGTGAGTCTTTTGCCTCTTGGTTTGCCAAACAT ATTGAAAATATAAATCTTCCACAAGATGATCCGGTAACAAATGATCTGAAATCACTTGCCGGAGGCCCGAATTTCATAGGGATACAATATGCAAAATTTGTTTCAAATGGATTTAGGTTTCATACAAAAGAAGTTGAACGCAAGAGAAAAACACAGAATTGTGGTGTAATTGTTCGGGCCACTACTTCAAGTTATTCAAGTATAAGAGATCAAAATCCAATATCAAGTGAACTTGATTATTATGGGATTTTGAAAAACGTGATTGAGCTAGATTATGGTGGAGGTCGAAGAGTTGTTTTATTCGAATGTGAATGGGTTTCCAAAGGCAAACGACTAAAATTGGATGATGATGGTTTTGTGTTGGCTAATTTTACAAATGTGAAGCGCAACAACGAGCCTTATATATTAGCATCTCAGGCCATGCAAGTTTTTTATGTGGAAGATCCACTTGATTGTAATTGGCATGTTGTTATCACCACTGATGCAAGAGCAAAGTATAAGATGCAACCTCTTGCAGATGTTGATTCATATCTTCAAAGTTGTGTTGGTAATCCTACAGACGATGATAACCAAGAAGTCGTTTGGGTTCGGGATGGCGTTGCAGGAGAGGAAATTGATATTGATACATGA